One segment of Pontibacter akesuensis DNA contains the following:
- the nuoB gene encoding NADH-quinone oxidoreductase subunit NuoB gives MQDKTGEGGVVITKLDDLLNWARLTSLFPMGFGLACCAIEMMGAYASGYDLDRFGIIPRASPRQSDVMIVAGTVTFKMADRVRRLYEQMPEPRYVISMGSCSNCGGPYWEHGYHVVKGVDRIIPVDVYVPGCPPRPEALIGGFLQLQEIIRKESIRAPRAVQQIMAKRAQQGEPVADADKA, from the coding sequence ATGCAAGATAAAACAGGAGAAGGCGGCGTAGTCATCACCAAACTCGATGATCTGCTTAACTGGGCGCGACTCACCTCGCTGTTCCCGATGGGCTTCGGGCTGGCTTGCTGTGCCATTGAGATGATGGGCGCCTATGCCTCAGGCTACGATTTAGACCGCTTCGGCATTATTCCGCGTGCCTCGCCGCGCCAGTCGGATGTGATGATTGTGGCCGGCACGGTTACGTTTAAGATGGCCGACCGCGTGCGCCGCCTCTACGAGCAGATGCCGGAGCCGCGTTATGTCATCTCTATGGGAAGCTGCTCCAACTGCGGCGGCCCGTACTGGGAGCACGGTTACCATGTGGTGAAAGGAGTGGACCGGATCATTCCGGTGGATGTGTACGTGCCCGGTTGCCCGCCAAGGCCCGAGGCGCTGATCGGTGGTTTTTTGCAGCTGCAGGAGATCATCCGAAAGGAAAGTATCCGTGCCCCACGCGCCGTGCAGCAAATCATGGCTAAAAGGGCGCAGCAAGGTGAGCCTGTGGCAGATGCCGATAAAGCGTAA
- a CDS encoding ATP-binding protein, with protein sequence MPESVMQSESIDTKTIFRGGGEMGDRIRQLNWANTPLGPVEKWPQSLRTAVSIMLSSKIPMMIHWGPELIHFYNDGYATIMQTKHPGALGEPAYPWWSEMWEFLTTIFDKVKAGETTYFKDQLVLPNRSGFIEEAYFTFSHSPIYNEHGEVGGIYATAIETTTDVVNQRRLAMLSHLTAHSAHAWEPAAACKSMTDSLATNPEDVPFALVYLLDETGETATLAGVTGFTAGNSESPEQLSLTDVAKDWPWPLAKVATTGKAEIITDLQERFGTLTAGAWPEPLQQAIVLPVTRVGQDATELPYALLVAGFSPRRQVDEEYKSFYTLVANHAGRAIANARAYAEERKRAEALAALDKAKTHFFHNISHEFRTPLTLMLGPLSDLAQSDLPAEAREQLALVERNGKRLLKLVNNLLNYAQAEAGRLEANYRPVEIARLTTDLSAYFRSAVEAAGLKFNVNCTPVPAPVYLDVEMWEGIVFNLLSNALKFTFEGEINVSLEQKHEQVVLTVADTGAGIPPEEIQKIFSRFHRIENTRSRTHEGSGIGLALTQELVKLHGGTIHVASTVGEGTTFTIAVPLGSSHLPAGQVTTNSAAPEADLQLQKGSGIYSGWLGEISAAESKSEAPSETEPRWAYEAAEGKKRPLVLLVDDNQDMLHYLSRILEQEYQVQTCVNGATAWDKILKESPALVISDVMMPEMDGFQLLEQIRKDERTRLLPVMLLSARAGEEARAEGMEQGADDYLVKPFNARELKARVKANLELARLRSQLTAVVTSMAEGFAVLDHRLRFTFANARALHILGKEAAAVNGKPLEEVVAANVFRALKSRIALSQKDELTRTFEYQLPEKGRWLEVRMHPLAEGTAFLLTDITFRKKAKSSLQHTLEETASRNTALMKVNETLDNFVHIAAHDLKSPINSLKALLGLYQQEQDPTLQKESFSRIEASVKKLDLTVAGLLSIVKFQSKGDRGTQEIRFADVFADLQAEFAEELQAQQGQLAADFNEAESIVYVEAYLGSIIRNVVQNALKYKSPNRPPIIHLHTERKNETVLLRVSDNGIGIDLERFGNQLFKPFKRFTNESEGNGLGLYLVKNMVERNGGHLQVESKLAIGTTLNIYLKEYPRTVSRKGNL encoded by the coding sequence ATGCCTGAATCAGTGATGCAATCAGAAAGTATAGACACAAAGACAATCTTTAGGGGCGGCGGCGAAATGGGCGACCGCATCAGACAGTTGAACTGGGCCAACACCCCCCTTGGCCCAGTAGAGAAATGGCCACAGAGCCTGCGTACCGCTGTCAGCATCATGCTCTCCTCTAAAATCCCGATGATGATTCATTGGGGGCCGGAGCTGATTCACTTCTACAACGACGGGTATGCCACCATCATGCAGACGAAGCACCCGGGCGCGCTCGGCGAGCCGGCTTACCCCTGGTGGAGCGAGATGTGGGAGTTTCTGACCACGATATTCGACAAGGTAAAAGCCGGCGAGACAACCTATTTCAAAGACCAGCTGGTGTTGCCGAACAGAAGCGGGTTTATAGAGGAAGCCTACTTCACCTTCTCCCACAGCCCTATTTACAACGAACACGGCGAAGTGGGCGGCATCTATGCCACCGCTATCGAAACCACCACCGATGTAGTGAACCAGCGCCGCCTCGCAATGCTAAGTCACCTGACAGCACACAGCGCCCACGCCTGGGAGCCAGCTGCTGCCTGCAAGTCCATGACAGACTCCCTGGCCACTAACCCGGAGGATGTGCCGTTTGCGCTCGTTTACCTGCTCGATGAAACGGGTGAAACAGCTACACTGGCAGGCGTTACCGGTTTTACAGCAGGCAATAGCGAAAGCCCTGAGCAGCTAAGCTTGACTGATGTTGCCAAAGACTGGCCATGGCCGCTGGCAAAAGTGGCGACAACGGGTAAGGCCGAAATTATTACAGACTTGCAGGAGCGCTTTGGAACACTGACTGCCGGTGCCTGGCCGGAGCCGCTGCAGCAGGCCATAGTGTTGCCTGTTACGCGCGTAGGCCAGGATGCCACTGAACTCCCCTATGCCCTGTTGGTGGCGGGCTTCAGCCCCCGCAGGCAAGTAGACGAGGAGTATAAGTCGTTTTATACGTTGGTTGCGAACCATGCGGGCCGTGCCATTGCCAATGCCCGGGCCTATGCCGAAGAGCGAAAAAGAGCGGAAGCCCTGGCAGCTCTGGACAAAGCCAAGACCCATTTCTTCCACAATATCAGCCACGAGTTCCGCACGCCGCTCACACTCATGCTGGGGCCGCTCAGCGATCTGGCGCAATCCGATTTGCCGGCAGAGGCCCGGGAGCAGCTGGCCCTGGTGGAGCGCAACGGAAAGCGCCTGCTCAAACTGGTAAACAACCTGCTGAACTACGCACAGGCCGAAGCCGGACGACTGGAGGCCAATTACCGACCGGTAGAAATTGCCCGCCTCACGACTGACCTTAGCGCTTATTTTCGCTCAGCGGTTGAGGCAGCCGGGCTGAAGTTCAACGTGAACTGCACGCCCGTTCCAGCACCCGTTTACCTGGATGTGGAGATGTGGGAAGGCATCGTGTTCAACCTGCTTTCCAATGCACTTAAGTTCACGTTTGAAGGTGAGATAAATGTTTCGCTGGAGCAAAAGCACGAGCAGGTTGTGTTAACGGTAGCAGATACGGGCGCAGGCATTCCGCCCGAAGAAATACAGAAAATCTTCTCACGCTTCCACCGCATTGAAAATACCCGCAGCCGCACCCACGAAGGCTCCGGCATTGGCCTGGCCTTAACACAGGAACTGGTTAAGCTGCACGGTGGCACGATCCATGTCGCCAGCACAGTGGGCGAAGGCACCACGTTCACGATCGCTGTACCACTAGGCAGTTCCCACCTGCCCGCAGGACAGGTAACCACCAACAGCGCAGCACCTGAAGCTGATCTGCAACTGCAGAAAGGCTCTGGCATCTATTCTGGCTGGCTTGGAGAAATCAGCGCTGCAGAAAGCAAAAGTGAGGCGCCTTCGGAAACTGAACCCCGCTGGGCATATGAGGCAGCAGAAGGCAAAAAACGCCCGCTGGTGTTGCTGGTGGATGACAACCAGGACATGCTGCACTACCTAAGCCGCATTCTGGAACAGGAGTACCAGGTCCAAACCTGTGTGAATGGAGCCACTGCCTGGGATAAAATCCTGAAAGAAAGCCCGGCACTGGTTATCTCAGATGTGATGATGCCCGAAATGGACGGTTTTCAGCTGCTGGAACAAATAAGGAAGGATGAACGCACCCGGCTGCTGCCTGTGATGCTGCTCTCGGCCAGGGCTGGCGAGGAGGCACGCGCAGAGGGCATGGAACAGGGAGCCGACGACTACCTGGTGAAACCGTTTAATGCGCGGGAGCTGAAAGCACGCGTCAAGGCAAACCTGGAACTCGCCCGGTTGCGCAGCCAGCTGACAGCCGTGGTCACAAGTATGGCCGAGGGATTTGCCGTGCTGGACCACCGCTTGCGCTTTACCTTCGCGAATGCCCGGGCACTGCATATCTTGGGCAAAGAAGCTGCTGCTGTCAACGGGAAACCCCTGGAAGAAGTAGTAGCAGCCAATGTGTTCAGAGCACTCAAGTCTCGTATCGCCCTCTCGCAAAAAGACGAGCTGACGCGCACGTTTGAGTACCAGCTACCGGAAAAAGGCCGTTGGTTGGAGGTGCGCATGCACCCGCTTGCAGAAGGAACAGCCTTTCTGTTGACAGACATCACCTTCCGCAAAAAAGCCAAGAGCAGCCTGCAGCACACCCTCGAGGAAACAGCCAGCCGCAACACCGCCTTGATGAAGGTGAACGAGACGCTGGATAACTTTGTGCACATCGCTGCCCACGATTTAAAGTCGCCGATCAACAGTCTGAAGGCTTTGCTTGGACTCTACCAGCAGGAGCAGGACCCAACGCTACAGAAAGAAAGCTTCTCCAGAATCGAGGCTTCCGTTAAAAAGCTCGACCTGACGGTAGCGGGCCTGTTAAGCATCGTAAAGTTTCAATCAAAAGGCGACCGGGGTACGCAGGAAATTCGGTTTGCCGACGTGTTTGCGGATTTGCAAGCTGAATTTGCCGAGGAGCTACAGGCTCAGCAAGGGCAACTGGCCGCTGATTTCAACGAGGCGGAGTCTATTGTGTATGTGGAGGCTTACCTGGGGAGCATCATCCGGAACGTGGTGCAGAACGCGCTCAAGTATAAATCACCGAATCGCCCGCCCATCATTCACCTGCACACCGAGCGTAAAAATGAAACGGTGCTGCTACGGGTGTCGGACAACGGCATCGGCATTGACCTGGAGCGATTTGGCAACCAGCTTTTCAAGCCTTTCAAGCGCTTCACAAACGAGTCGGAAGGAAATGGATTGGGGCTGTACCTGGTAAAGAACATGGTGGAACGGAACGGCGGCCACCTGCAGGTAGAAAGCAAACTGGCTATCGGCACCACCCTGAACATTTACCTGAAGGAGTACCCCAGAACTGTAAGCAGGAAGGGAAACCTGTGA
- a CDS encoding NADH-quinone oxidoreductase subunit C has translation MAQKEKRVNFEEIKDLLVRLFGPELILAEKADNLQPYLLLQPERLPEVCLELHDNAQTYFDYLSCVTGMDNGPEAGTMEVIYTLYSIPHDHHLTLKVQVPRNTTPVQPMPRVPTVSHIWRTADWHEREVFDMFGINFTNHPDMRRILCATDWEGHPLRKDYKLQDYYHGIKVPFDKHNELNGFRGEPWELLGQPTPFSDKREKPE, from the coding sequence ATGGCCCAGAAAGAAAAACGCGTGAACTTCGAAGAAATAAAAGACCTGCTGGTGCGGCTCTTCGGGCCGGAACTTATACTTGCCGAGAAGGCTGATAACCTGCAGCCCTACCTGCTGCTGCAGCCTGAGCGCCTGCCGGAGGTGTGCCTGGAGCTGCATGACAATGCGCAAACGTACTTCGACTACCTCTCCTGTGTTACCGGCATGGACAACGGACCAGAGGCTGGCACCATGGAGGTGATTTATACTTTATACTCTATTCCGCACGATCATCACCTGACGCTGAAGGTGCAGGTGCCGCGCAATACCACACCCGTGCAACCCATGCCGCGGGTGCCCACTGTCAGCCACATCTGGCGCACCGCCGACTGGCACGAGCGCGAGGTATTCGATATGTTCGGCATCAACTTTACAAATCACCCCGACATGCGCCGCATTCTCTGCGCCACCGACTGGGAAGGCCACCCGCTCCGCAAAGACTACAAGTTGCAGGACTACTACCACGGCATCAAAGTACCTTTTGATAAGCACAACGAACTGAACGGTTTCAGGGGAGAGCCATGGGAACTGCTCGGGCAGCCTACGCCATTCTCGGATAAGCGGGAGAAGCCGGAGTAG